One part of the Mycobacterium marinum genome encodes these proteins:
- the ag85A gene encoding diacylglycerol acyltransferase/mycolyltransferase Ag85A has protein sequence MKLVDRFRGAVTGTPRRLMVGAVGAALLSGLVGFVGGSATASAFSRPGLPVEYLQVPSAAMGRNIKVQFQSGGANSPALYLLDGMRAQDDFSGWDINTPAFEWYYQSGISVAMPVGGQSSFYSDWYNPACGKAGCTTYKWETFLTSELPQYLSANKGVKPTGSGVVGLSMAGSSALILAAYHPDQFVYSGSLSALLDPSQGMGPSLIGLAMGDAGGYKASDMWGPKDDPAWARNDPMLQVGKLVANNTRIWVYCGNGKPSDLGGDNLPAKFLEGFVRTSNMKFQAAYNAAGGHNAVWNFDDNGTHSWEYWGAQLNAMKPDLQHTLGATPNTGDTQGA, from the coding sequence ATGAAGCTTGTTGACAGGTTTCGTGGCGCCGTGACGGGTACGCCGCGCCGACTCATGGTGGGAGCCGTTGGCGCGGCCCTGCTATCGGGTCTGGTCGGCTTCGTCGGCGGCTCGGCGACCGCGAGTGCATTTTCGCGGCCGGGCCTGCCGGTGGAATACCTGCAGGTGCCCTCGGCGGCGATGGGCCGCAACATCAAGGTCCAGTTCCAAAGCGGTGGCGCCAACTCTCCGGCGCTGTACCTGCTGGACGGCATGCGTGCGCAGGACGACTTCAGCGGTTGGGACATCAACACCCCCGCGTTCGAGTGGTACTACCAGTCGGGCATCTCGGTCGCCATGCCGGTCGGTGGCCAGTCCAGCTTCTACTCGGACTGGTACAACCCGGCTTGCGGTAAGGCTGGCTGCACCACTTACAAGTGGGAGACCTTCCTGACCAGCGAGCTGCCGCAGTACCTGTCGGCCAACAAGGGTGTCAAGCCCACCGGCAGCGGCGTGGTTGGTCTGTCGATGGCGGGATCGTCGGCCCTGATCCTGGCTGCCTACCACCCCGACCAGTTCGTGTACTCCGGCTCGCTGTCGGCACTGCTGGACCCGTCGCAGGGTATGGGCCCGTCGCTGATCGGCCTGGCCATGGGTGACGCGGGCGGCTACAAGGCTTCCGACATGTGGGGCCCGAAGGATGACCCGGCCTGGGCGCGTAACGACCCGATGCTGCAGGTCGGCAAGCTGGTTGCCAACAACACCCGGATCTGGGTGTACTGCGGTAACGGCAAGCCGTCCGACCTGGGTGGCGACAACCTGCCCGCGAAGTTCCTGGAGGGCTTCGTCCGGACCAGCAACATGAAGTTCCAGGCCGCGTACAACGCTGCCGGTGGCCACAACGCCGTGTGGAACTTCGATGACAACGGCACGCACAGCTGGGAGTACTGGGGTGCGCAGCTCAACGCTATGAAGCCTGACCTGCAGCACACGCTGGGTGCGACACCCAACACC
- the aftB gene encoding terminal beta-(1->2)-arabinofuranosyltransferase: MPSASSRLKALQAGALARRPVLRPIRWPAFPYDPWVRISLWIGVAIIALLFGWGAWQRRWIADDGLIVLRTVRNLLAGNGPVFNMGERVEANTSTVWTYLLYAASWVGGPMRLEYVALAVALTLSVLGVVLLMLGAGRLYAPSLRGRRAIMLPAGALVYIAVPPARDFATSGLESGLVLAYLGLLWWMMVCWSQPLRGRSDHPVFIGLLAFVAGCSVLVRPELALIGGLALIMMLIAARSWRRRGLIVLAGGLLPVAYQIFRMGYYGLLVPGTALAKDAAGDKWSQGMVYLTNFNRPYALWLPLVLVVPLGVVVMFARRRPAFLRPVLAPDYGRFARAVQSPTAVVVFMVGSGVLQALYWIRQGGDFMHGRVLLAPLFCVLAPVAVIPLVVPDGKDYSRETGYWVAGAVSVLWLGVAGWSLWAANSPGMGDDATHVSYSGIVDERRFYAQATGHAHPLTAADYLDYPRMAAILTALNNTPEGALLLPSGNYTQWDLVPMIKPGSAPGIPASEKPQHTVFFTNLGMVGMNVGLDVRVLDQIGLANPLAAHTERLEHGRIGHDKNLFPDWVIADGPWVKWYPGVPAYLDQQWVAQAEAALRCPATQAVLNSVRAPMSLHRFVSNVVHSFEFTRYRINRVPLYELVRCGLEVPDVPPAPPRE; this comes from the coding sequence TTGCCTTCGGCTAGCTCCAGACTCAAGGCCCTGCAGGCCGGTGCGCTGGCACGGCGGCCAGTACTGCGGCCAATCAGGTGGCCGGCGTTTCCGTATGACCCCTGGGTCCGGATCAGCCTGTGGATCGGTGTGGCGATCATTGCGCTGCTGTTCGGGTGGGGAGCCTGGCAACGACGCTGGATCGCCGATGACGGACTCATCGTGCTGCGCACGGTGCGCAATCTGTTGGCCGGCAACGGGCCGGTGTTCAACATGGGCGAACGGGTGGAGGCCAACACCTCGACGGTGTGGACCTATCTGCTCTACGCGGCGAGCTGGGTCGGCGGACCGATGCGGCTCGAGTACGTCGCGCTGGCGGTAGCGCTGACGCTGTCGGTGCTGGGTGTGGTGCTGCTCATGCTGGGCGCCGGCCGGCTGTATGCGCCGAGCCTGCGCGGCCGTCGGGCGATCATGTTGCCCGCGGGGGCGCTGGTCTACATCGCGGTACCCCCGGCGCGTGACTTCGCGACGTCCGGCCTGGAAAGCGGTCTGGTGCTGGCCTACCTGGGACTGCTGTGGTGGATGATGGTCTGCTGGTCGCAGCCGCTGCGGGGTCGCTCGGACCACCCGGTCTTCATCGGCCTGCTGGCCTTCGTCGCCGGATGCAGTGTGCTGGTGCGCCCGGAGCTGGCGCTGATCGGTGGGCTGGCCCTGATCATGATGTTGATCGCGGCCCGCAGTTGGCGTCGTCGCGGGTTGATCGTGCTCGCCGGTGGGTTGCTGCCGGTGGCCTACCAGATCTTCCGGATGGGCTACTACGGCTTGCTGGTTCCCGGCACCGCGCTGGCCAAAGACGCCGCGGGGGACAAATGGTCGCAGGGCATGGTCTACCTGACGAACTTCAACCGGCCGTATGCGCTTTGGCTGCCGCTGGTGCTGGTGGTGCCGCTGGGAGTGGTTGTGATGTTCGCGCGGCGGCGGCCCGCGTTCCTGCGCCCGGTGCTGGCACCCGATTACGGACGGTTTGCCCGGGCGGTGCAGAGCCCGACCGCGGTGGTGGTCTTCATGGTCGGCAGTGGCGTACTGCAGGCGCTGTACTGGATTCGCCAGGGTGGCGACTTCATGCATGGCCGGGTGCTGTTGGCGCCGCTGTTCTGCGTGCTGGCGCCCGTCGCCGTCATTCCCCTGGTCGTGCCCGATGGCAAGGACTATTCGCGTGAGACCGGCTACTGGGTGGCCGGTGCCGTCAGCGTGCTGTGGTTGGGCGTTGCGGGCTGGTCACTGTGGGCGGCGAATTCGCCGGGGATGGGTGACGACGCCACCCACGTCAGCTATTCGGGGATCGTCGATGAGCGCCGTTTCTACGCTCAGGCCACCGGACACGCGCACCCGCTGACGGCCGCCGACTACCTCGACTACCCGCGGATGGCCGCCATTCTGACGGCGCTCAACAACACCCCGGAAGGGGCGTTGCTGTTGCCGTCGGGCAATTACACCCAGTGGGATCTGGTGCCGATGATCAAGCCCGGATCGGCCCCCGGCATCCCGGCCAGCGAAAAGCCGCAGCACACGGTGTTTTTCACCAACTTGGGCATGGTTGGCATGAACGTCGGGCTCGACGTCCGGGTGCTGGACCAGATCGGTCTGGCAAACCCGCTGGCCGCGCACACCGAGCGGCTCGAGCATGGCCGTATCGGCCACGACAAGAACCTGTTCCCGGACTGGGTGATCGCCGACGGTCCGTGGGTGAAGTGGTATCCGGGTGTCCCCGCCTACCTCGATCAGCAGTGGGTCGCGCAGGCCGAGGCCGCCCTGCGATGCCCCGCCACCCAGGCGGTGCTGAACTCGGTGCGGGCACCGATGAGCCTGCACCGGTTCGTGTCCAACGTGGTGCACTCGTTTGAGTTCACCCGGTACCGGATCAACCGGGTGCCGCTGTATGAGCTGGTCAGGTGTGGCCTCGAGGTGCCCGACGTCCCGCCCGCCCCGCCTCGGGAATGA
- a CDS encoding decaprenyl-phosphate phosphoribosyltransferase, with amino-acid sequence MSEDVVTGPPTNLVAGVVKAMRPRQWVKNVLVLAAPLAAAGRGVRYGYAEVLFEVLVAFVVFSLAASAIYLINDVRDVEADREHPTKRFRPIAAGVVPEWLAYTLAVALGVTSLGLAWWLTPSLAVVMVVYLAMQLGYCFGLKHQAVIDICVVSSAYLIRAIAGGAATDIRLSQWFLLTAAFGSLFMVAGKRYAELQLAERTGAAIRKSLESYTSTYLRFVWTLSATAVVVCYGLWAFERDNYSGSWFAASMVPFTIAILRYAVDVDGGLAGEPEEIALRDRVLQLLALAWIGTVGAAVAFG; translated from the coding sequence ATGAGCGAAGACGTGGTGACCGGACCCCCGACCAACCTGGTGGCCGGTGTGGTCAAGGCGATGCGCCCACGTCAGTGGGTGAAGAACGTGCTCGTGCTGGCCGCCCCGCTGGCCGCGGCGGGCCGCGGGGTCCGGTACGGCTACGCGGAAGTGCTGTTCGAGGTCTTGGTGGCCTTCGTGGTGTTCAGCCTGGCCGCCTCGGCCATCTATCTGATCAACGACGTGCGAGACGTCGAGGCGGATCGGGAGCACCCCACCAAGAGGTTTCGCCCCATCGCCGCCGGCGTGGTGCCCGAATGGCTGGCGTACACGTTGGCGGTGGCGCTGGGTGTGACGTCACTGGGGCTGGCCTGGTGGTTGACCCCGAGCCTGGCCGTGGTGATGGTCGTTTACCTCGCCATGCAGTTGGGCTACTGCTTCGGCCTCAAGCATCAAGCGGTGATCGACATCTGCGTCGTGTCATCGGCGTATTTGATCCGCGCCATCGCCGGCGGCGCGGCCACCGACATCCGGCTGTCGCAGTGGTTCTTGCTGACGGCGGCGTTCGGGTCGCTTTTCATGGTGGCCGGCAAGCGTTACGCCGAGCTGCAGCTCGCCGAGCGCACCGGTGCGGCGATCCGCAAGTCGCTGGAAAGCTATACGAGTACCTATCTGCGGTTCGTCTGGACGTTGTCGGCCACCGCCGTGGTGGTGTGTTACGGGCTGTGGGCGTTCGAGCGGGACAACTACTCGGGATCCTGGTTCGCGGCGTCGATGGTGCCGTTCACCATCGCCATCCTGCGCTACGCGGTCGATGTCGACGGGGGGTTGGCCGGGGAGCCCGAGGAGATCGCCCTGCGGGACCGGGTGTTGCAGCTGTTGGCGCTGGCGTGGATAGGAACAGTTGGGGCCGCCGTTGCCTTCGGCTAG
- a CDS encoding phosphatase PAP2 family protein, translating to MPEPAPPRGEAAAIVVVQSALADRPGVLGTARGLSHFGEHSVGWLLVSALGALLFPSRRREWVVAGAGTFVAHAAAVVIKRVVRRKRPHDPAVTVNVGTPSKLSFPSAHATSTAAAAILLSRAAGVPEAAGVAVLVPPMALSRILLGVHYPSDVAAGIAVGASVAAIAARLDKVSTKGMSL from the coding sequence ATGCCTGAACCGGCGCCACCGCGCGGTGAAGCCGCGGCGATCGTCGTGGTTCAGTCGGCACTGGCTGATCGCCCCGGGGTGCTGGGCACGGCGCGCGGGCTCTCCCACTTCGGCGAGCACAGCGTGGGCTGGCTGCTGGTGTCGGCGCTGGGCGCGCTGCTGTTCCCGAGCCGGCGCCGGGAGTGGGTGGTCGCGGGGGCCGGCACCTTCGTCGCGCACGCCGCCGCCGTGGTGATCAAGCGGGTGGTGCGGCGCAAACGGCCCCATGACCCGGCCGTGACGGTCAACGTCGGCACGCCCAGCAAGCTGAGTTTCCCGTCCGCGCACGCCACCTCGACGGCCGCCGCGGCCATCCTGCTCAGCAGGGCGGCCGGGGTGCCCGAAGCTGCGGGCGTGGCGGTGTTGGTGCCGCCGATGGCCCTGTCTCGAATACTGCTGGGGGTGCACTATCCCAGCGACGTGGCCGCCGGCATCGCCGTGGGTGCCAGCGTCGCGGCCATCGCCGCGCGACTCGACAAGGTCTCGACAAAAGGTATGTCGCTATGA
- a CDS encoding glycosyltransferase: protein MSAVSLLSRVILPRPGEPLDVRKLYLEESTTNARRAHATSRTSLQIGPESEVSFATYFNAFPASYWRRWSICKSVVLRVELSGAGRVDVYRTKATGARIFVEGRAFAGDEDKPAVLEIEVALTPFEDGGWIWFDITTDTAVTLLNAGWYAAEPAPGTANIAVGIPTFNRPADCANALRELTADPLVDEVVGAVIVPDQGTRKVRDHPDFPAAAARLGDRLSIHDQPNLGGSGGYSRVMYEALKNTDCQQILFMDDDIRIEPDSILRVLAMHRFAKSPMLVGGQMLNLQEPSHLHIMGEVVNRANFMWTAASHAEYDHDFAEYPLNDNEDKSKLLHRRIDVDYNGWWTCMIPRQVAEELGQPLPLFIKWDDADYGLRAAEHGYPTVTLPGAAVWHMAWSDKDDAIDWQAYFHLRNRLVVAAMHWDGDVTGLVRSHLKATLKHLACLEYSTVEIQNKAIDDFLAGPEHIFSILESALPEVHRIRKSYPDAVVLPAASELPPPLHKNIVNKPPTNPVTIGYRLARGILHNLKTADPAHHGRPEFNVPTQDARWFRLCTVDGVTVTTADGCGVVYRQRDRAKMLSLLWQSLRRQRELSKRFDEMRRTYRNALPVLSSKQKWETALLPATSHEPEHA from the coding sequence ATGAGTGCCGTAAGCCTTTTGTCCCGAGTCATCCTGCCGCGTCCGGGCGAACCGCTCGACGTGCGCAAACTGTACCTCGAGGAGTCGACCACCAACGCTCGGCGCGCGCATGCGACCAGCCGGACTTCGCTGCAGATCGGTCCGGAATCCGAGGTCTCCTTCGCCACCTACTTCAATGCGTTTCCGGCCAGCTACTGGCGACGCTGGTCGATCTGTAAGTCCGTGGTGCTGCGCGTCGAGTTGTCCGGTGCCGGGCGCGTCGACGTCTACCGGACCAAGGCCACCGGAGCGCGCATCTTCGTCGAAGGGCGCGCATTTGCCGGTGATGAGGACAAGCCGGCGGTGCTCGAGATCGAGGTGGCGCTGACGCCGTTTGAAGACGGCGGCTGGATCTGGTTCGACATCACCACCGACACCGCGGTGACCTTGCTCAACGCGGGCTGGTACGCGGCCGAGCCCGCGCCGGGAACGGCCAACATCGCGGTCGGCATCCCGACGTTCAACCGCCCCGCGGACTGTGCCAACGCGTTGCGCGAACTCACCGCGGACCCCTTGGTGGACGAGGTCGTCGGCGCGGTGATCGTGCCGGACCAAGGCACCCGCAAAGTGCGCGATCACCCGGACTTCCCGGCCGCCGCGGCCCGCTTGGGCGACCGGCTCTCCATCCATGACCAGCCCAACCTGGGCGGTTCCGGTGGCTACAGCAGGGTCATGTACGAGGCGCTGAAGAACACCGACTGCCAGCAGATCCTGTTCATGGATGACGACATCCGCATCGAGCCGGACTCGATCCTGCGGGTGCTGGCGATGCACCGCTTCGCCAAGAGCCCGATGCTGGTGGGTGGGCAGATGCTCAACCTGCAGGAGCCGTCACACCTGCACATCATGGGCGAAGTGGTGAACCGGGCGAACTTCATGTGGACCGCGGCCTCGCACGCCGAGTATGACCACGACTTCGCCGAATACCCGTTGAACGACAACGAAGACAAGAGCAAGCTGCTGCACCGGCGCATCGACGTCGACTACAACGGCTGGTGGACCTGCATGATCCCGCGGCAGGTGGCCGAGGAGCTGGGCCAGCCACTGCCGTTGTTCATCAAATGGGACGACGCGGACTACGGGCTACGGGCCGCCGAACACGGTTACCCCACCGTCACCCTGCCGGGGGCGGCGGTGTGGCACATGGCCTGGAGCGACAAGGACGATGCCATCGACTGGCAGGCCTATTTCCATCTGCGCAACCGGCTGGTGGTCGCGGCCATGCACTGGGATGGTGACGTCACCGGACTGGTCCGCAGTCACCTCAAGGCGACGCTGAAACACCTCGCTTGCCTCGAGTATTCGACGGTGGAGATCCAGAACAAGGCCATCGACGACTTCCTCGCCGGCCCCGAACACATCTTCTCGATCCTGGAATCGGCGCTGCCGGAAGTGCACCGCATTCGCAAGTCCTACCCGGATGCGGTGGTGCTGCCCGCGGCCAGTGAGCTGCCCCCGCCATTGCACAAGAACATCGTGAACAAGCCCCCCACCAACCCGGTGACGATCGGCTACCGGTTGGCCCGCGGCATCTTGCACAACCTCAAGACGGCCGACCCGGCCCACCATGGCCGCCCGGAATTCAACGTGCCGACCCAAGACGCCCGCTGGTTCCGGCTGTGCACGGTCGACGGCGTCACCGTGACGACGGCCGACGGGTGTGGCGTGGTCTATCGGCAGCGCGACCGGGCCAAGATGCTCTCACTGCTGTGGCAGTCGCTGCGCCGTCAGCGGGAGCTGTCCAAGCGATTCGACGAGATGCGCAGGACCTACCGCAACGCGTTGCCGGTGCTGTCGAGCAAGCAGAAATGGGAGACGGCGCTGCTGCCGGCGACGAGCCACGAGCCCGAGCATGCCTGA
- the glf gene encoding UDP-galactopyranose mutase encodes MTARFDLFVVGSGFFGLTIAERVATQLGKRVLVVERRPHIGGNAYSEPEPQTGIEVHKYGAHLFHTSNKKVWDYVGQFTDFTDYRHRVFAMHNGQAYQFPMGLGLVSQFFGKYFSPAEARQLIAEQAAEIDTADAQNLEEKAISLIGRPLYEAFVKGYTAKQWQTDPKQLPAANITRLPVRYTFDNRYFSDTYEGLPVDGYTAWLQNMAADDRIEIRLDTDWFDVRDELRAANPEAPVVYTGPLDRYFDYAEGRLGWRTLDFDVEVLPIGDFQGTSVMNYNDLDVPYTRIHEFRHFHPEREYPSDQTVIMREYSRFAEDEDEPYYPINTEADRALLAAYRTRAKSETASSKVLFGGRLGTYQYLDMHMAIASALSMYDNVLAPHLRDGRPLAEPPAEESARG; translated from the coding sequence ATGACCGCACGCTTTGACCTCTTCGTCGTCGGCTCCGGATTTTTCGGCCTGACGATCGCCGAGCGCGTGGCTACCCAACTCGGCAAGCGTGTCCTGGTTGTCGAGCGGCGCCCGCACATCGGCGGTAATGCATATTCCGAACCCGAGCCGCAGACCGGTATCGAAGTCCACAAGTACGGTGCGCACCTGTTTCACACCTCCAATAAGAAGGTGTGGGACTACGTGGGGCAGTTCACCGACTTCACCGACTATCGCCACCGGGTGTTCGCGATGCACAACGGGCAGGCCTATCAGTTCCCGATGGGGCTGGGTCTGGTCTCGCAGTTCTTCGGCAAGTACTTCAGTCCCGCCGAAGCGCGCCAACTCATCGCCGAGCAGGCCGCCGAGATTGATACCGCCGACGCCCAGAATCTCGAGGAGAAAGCCATCTCCCTGATCGGGCGCCCGCTGTATGAGGCCTTCGTCAAGGGGTACACCGCCAAACAGTGGCAGACCGACCCGAAGCAGCTGCCGGCGGCGAACATCACCCGCCTGCCGGTGCGCTACACCTTCGACAACCGGTACTTCAGTGACACCTACGAGGGATTGCCCGTCGACGGCTACACCGCGTGGTTGCAGAACATGGCCGCCGACGACCGCATCGAGATCCGGCTCGACACCGACTGGTTCGACGTCCGCGACGAGTTGCGCGCGGCCAACCCCGAGGCTCCTGTCGTATACACCGGCCCGCTAGACCGCTACTTCGACTACGCCGAAGGCCGGCTGGGCTGGCGCACCCTGGACTTCGACGTGGAAGTGCTGCCGATCGGAGACTTCCAGGGCACGTCGGTGATGAACTACAACGATCTCGACGTCCCCTACACCCGCATCCACGAATTCCGCCACTTCCATCCCGAGCGCGAATACCCGTCGGACCAGACGGTGATCATGCGCGAGTATTCCCGGTTCGCCGAAGACGAGGACGAGCCCTACTATCCGATCAACACCGAGGCCGACCGCGCCCTGTTGGCCGCCTACCGGACCCGGGCGAAGTCCGAGACCGCGTCATCGAAGGTTCTGTTCGGCGGGCGCTTGGGCACCTATCAATATCTGGATATGCATATGGCCATTGCCAGCGCTTTGAGCATGTATGACAACGTCCTCGCGCCGCACCTGCGCGACGGTAGACCGCTGGCGGAACCGCCGGCCGAGGAGAGTGCGCGCGGATGA
- a CDS encoding exported repetitive protein: MPNRRRRKLSTAMSAVAALAVASPCAYFLVYESTTETKPTEHHEFVRAASVADLPTELMTALSQGLSSFGINLPPVPSLTGGTGTGMSPGLTSPGLTSPGLTSPGLTSPGLTSPGLTSPGLTTPGLTPGMPGDLALPGTTLPPTPGAAVNPALTNPALTSPTGLAPGLTSPTGLDPALGGTNEIPITTPVGLDPGMDGTYPILGDPSLGYGPGTSSLGGSGLGSSTGGGGILNDVMQAANQLGAGQAIDLLKGVLMPSIMQAVQNGGAAAPAAAAAVPELPAAAAAPAAAAPAAVAPAAAAAAAAVPPI, encoded by the coding sequence GTGCCGAATCGACGCCGACGCAAGCTCTCGACAGCCATGAGCGCGGTCGCCGCCCTGGCAGTTGCGAGTCCATGTGCATACTTTCTTGTCTACGAATCGACCACCGAGACCAAGCCGACCGAGCACCACGAGTTTGTGCGGGCGGCCAGCGTGGCCGACCTGCCCACCGAGCTGATGACCGCGCTGTCGCAGGGTTTGTCCTCGTTCGGGATCAATCTGCCTCCAGTGCCCAGCCTCACCGGCGGTACCGGCACCGGCATGAGCCCGGGCCTGACCAGCCCGGGGTTGACCAGCCCGGGGTTGACCAGCCCCGGCTTGACCAGCCCAGGGCTGACCAGCCCGGGTCTCACCAGCCCAGGCCTGACCACCCCGGGTCTGACGCCGGGAATGCCGGGAGACTTGGCCCTGCCGGGCACGACGCTGCCCCCGACACCGGGCGCCGCCGTCAACCCCGCACTCACCAATCCGGCGTTGACCAGCCCGACCGGCTTGGCACCCGGCTTGACCAGTCCGACTGGCCTGGACCCGGCACTTGGTGGCACCAACGAGATTCCCATCACGACGCCGGTCGGCCTGGACCCCGGGATGGACGGCACCTATCCGATCCTGGGTGACCCCAGCCTGGGATACGGGCCGGGGACCTCCTCCCTGGGCGGCAGCGGCCTGGGCAGCAGCACCGGCGGCGGCGGAATCCTCAACGACGTGATGCAGGCCGCCAACCAGCTGGGCGCAGGCCAGGCCATCGACCTGCTCAAGGGCGTGCTGATGCCTTCGATCATGCAGGCCGTCCAAAACGGCGGCGCAGCCGCGCCGGCGGCCGCAGCGGCGGTTCCCGAACTACCCGCCGCGGCAGCGGCACCCGCGGCGGCCGCACCTGCGGCAGTCGCACCGGCCGCGGCGGCTGCCGCAGCCGCGGTACCGCCGATCTAA
- a CDS encoding LGFP repeat-containing protein — MPSRSRAPTMLLTAIAATVVIVSWVLTRPPPSTHEQPSAQDTRLVEQPLVGLGGGVTVRELTQDEPFSLVALTGDLVGTSARMRARQSDGSWGPWYQAEYETAAPDEQGGAPATAGTSERPRSTEPVFVGTTNTVEIAVTRPIDAPVTQPPPTGEPEPVDLGYRPATKELPFGQNISAVLISPPQAPAGTHWTPPTGVTMPGQAPPIISRADWGADEALRCESPEYDRAVRAAVVHHTAGSNDYSPLESAGIVKAIYTYHSKTLGWCDIAYNALVDKYGQIFEGSAGGLTKPVEGFHTGGFNRDTWGVAMIGNFDDVAPTPLQIRAVGRLLGWRLGIAEVDPKSMVELESTGSSYTTVPGGAIAKLPAIFTHRDVGNTDCPGNAAYALMDEIREIASHFNDPPEELLKSLEGGAIYQRWQELGAMNSVLGAPTSPEADGADGARYATFAKGAMYWSPTTGAQPVTGAIYDAWASLSYERGPLGLPTSAEIQEPLRITQNFQHGVLNFQRLTGNVSEVVNGITTPLATKPPSGPMVPPEHFSLPIHPIIP, encoded by the coding sequence GTGCCGTCCCGCAGTCGCGCACCGACCATGCTGCTCACCGCCATCGCGGCGACGGTCGTCATCGTCTCGTGGGTGCTGACCCGTCCCCCTCCCAGCACCCACGAGCAGCCGTCGGCTCAGGACACCCGGCTGGTCGAGCAGCCGCTGGTCGGCCTCGGCGGCGGCGTCACGGTGCGCGAACTCACCCAGGACGAGCCGTTCTCCCTAGTGGCGCTGACCGGGGATCTGGTCGGCACCTCGGCACGGATGCGGGCCAGGCAGTCGGACGGTTCGTGGGGACCGTGGTACCAGGCGGAGTACGAAACCGCCGCGCCCGACGAGCAAGGCGGGGCACCGGCAACGGCCGGGACCTCGGAGCGACCGCGTAGCACCGAACCGGTATTCGTGGGCACCACCAACACGGTCGAGATCGCGGTCACCCGCCCGATCGACGCCCCGGTGACTCAGCCGCCGCCCACCGGCGAACCCGAGCCCGTTGACCTTGGTTACCGTCCGGCCACCAAGGAGCTGCCGTTCGGGCAGAACATTTCGGCGGTGCTCATCTCCCCGCCGCAGGCCCCGGCCGGCACCCACTGGACCCCGCCCACCGGAGTCACCATGCCTGGCCAAGCGCCCCCCATCATCAGCCGCGCGGATTGGGGAGCGGACGAAGCGTTGCGCTGTGAGAGCCCGGAATACGACCGGGCGGTACGCGCCGCGGTGGTCCATCACACCGCGGGCAGCAACGACTATTCCCCGTTGGAATCGGCGGGCATCGTCAAGGCGATCTACACGTATCACAGCAAGACGCTGGGCTGGTGCGACATCGCCTACAACGCGCTGGTCGACAAGTACGGTCAGATCTTCGAGGGCAGTGCCGGCGGGCTCACCAAACCGGTCGAAGGGTTCCACACCGGCGGATTCAACCGTGACACCTGGGGTGTCGCGATGATCGGCAATTTCGATGACGTCGCGCCCACGCCGCTGCAGATCCGTGCCGTCGGACGACTGCTGGGGTGGCGGCTGGGCATCGCCGAAGTCGACCCCAAGAGCATGGTGGAGCTGGAGTCCACGGGCAGTTCCTACACCACCGTTCCCGGCGGCGCCATCGCGAAACTGCCGGCCATCTTCACCCATCGCGACGTCGGCAACACCGATTGTCCCGGCAACGCCGCCTATGCCCTGATGGACGAGATCCGCGAAATCGCATCCCATTTCAACGATCCGCCGGAGGAGCTGCTCAAGTCCTTGGAGGGCGGCGCGATCTATCAGCGCTGGCAGGAGCTGGGCGCGATGAACAGCGTGCTGGGGGCACCGACATCTCCGGAAGCGGACGGGGCCGATGGCGCGCGCTACGCCACCTTCGCCAAGGGCGCGATGTACTGGTCACCGACCACCGGTGCCCAACCAGTGACCGGCGCGATCTATGACGCGTGGGCCTCGCTGAGCTACGAACGCGGCCCGCTCGGATTGCCGACCAGCGCCGAGATACAGGAGCCGCTGCGGATCACGCAGAACTTCCAGCACGGTGTGTTGAATTTCCAACGGCTCACCGGCAACGTCTCCGAGGTCGTCAACGGGATCACCACACCGCTGGCGACCAAACCCCCGAGCGGGCCGATGGTGCCACCCGAGCACTTCTCGCTACCAATCCACCCGATCATTCCCTGA